Part of the Panicum virgatum strain AP13 chromosome 4N, P.virgatum_v5, whole genome shotgun sequence genome is shown below.
aaagaaaaTCAGTACATGCGTAAATTTGCAAATATGAACTGAACCAGTTATAACCAAAACTGTCAGCGCAGGCAACAATTCTCTATGGCATCTGGTCCAGTATCTAACAGAATATGTGGTAACTTACTAGCTAGCAGCATCACATGGACCACTTGTTAGGCATTCCTTTTAATTGAATAATGGTTTAATGTATCATTCAAAATCCTCAAAACTTGTTAGCATCACTAACTAAGTAGGATGTGGCCCAATACGTATTCTTGGAAAGCCTTCTGCTTacaaatactccctccttccacgtttacaaggcatggtggaacatggcacggtcttctaaacaacactttgaccatttatttatcatatattatatcacttatgattataaacttataatcattgtaaactatatttgattacgaatccaatcatataaaatttacattataaaaataaaaaattaatagtcaaattattggtcaaagatgggaaggtttgaatcttgatatacatGTGAGCCTTATAAAcatggaaggagggagtatcagTTATTGCACATGAAACAGTATGGCTAGAACTTCTTCAGCCATGTAACACCTTTAGTCTTTGACAGATAGATCTTCTTTAGGACAACCCAGTCTATAAAAGGCAAGTTTGACTACTTCCACAGTTCAGTAAAAACCATGAAAACTACATCTAAAGCATTTTCTATGAAAACATTTCAGTAGTACACACACATCATGTCAGTTCAGATTTATCTGCTCATTTTAGTAGTCACAGGCTCACAGAATACAAAGTTGTAATTACATCTTGCACAAAGCAAACATAGCAAACTTGTGTTCTGATTTTCCAAGAAAGAAAACACAAATGGAAAGTTCAAATGACTTAGCTTGAGCACTAGAACTCATCAAAAGAAAAACTACCTCTATTAAAAACTTAGGGACGAACTAGAACTGTTTGATGTCTATAAGTTTGACAGGGGAAGAACCCATGTGCCCATGTTTCATGCTAACGTCCATATTGAAATGGCATATGAAGATGGTCAATTTCAGGCTTATCAATCTGATCACCAACCATTTCAATATTCCATCTTTCCTTAATAACTCAAGTGTCTAACTAATCTTAGGAGGAATTAGTGTACCAAGTTGATCCTTTCTAGGATTAGTGGCCACCAAGGAGTACTTCAAGAACCCGAACCGCCTTTCTCCTCTCAAACAACCATGCATGATACAGTGAAGGAATGAAACCTTAGAAGTTTCATGGAAAAAATGAGACAAGATTTGTCAATGTCTCCTTCACTGAAGTAGGATATTGCACTACAGGAGGATTGGCCCACACTGCAGCTTCAGTAGATAGAGAGGCTGCCCTGCTGGACCAGATGTAGTAGCATGCACTTGCTACGGGAACATGCGCCTCAGGAGTCAGGACTATGCTCTACAAGAGCACTCGAAAGAGAACTCACAATCATCTTTCCAGGGGCTGATAACGAAGCGGAGTGGCAAATGGTTATCCAAAAGAAGACTTTTCATTTCTACTTTCTCAGATGAATTATACAAATATCTTCTGGACAAAAGTATACTAGTTAAGCTCTGCAATTCCATTAATAGCAGTTTAAGCATAATTGAGTCAAAAGGTTAGCCCAAATAGGTCTTGATTTGCAAAAGCTATAATACGTTGGCCAGGTcaaattataaaagaaaataagaaatcAAGGCAAACCTAATAAATATGGATGAGTGTAAATGGAAGCTAACTGGTTTACTTGTTTCAAAGTGTTGAACTGATTTGATAGTTCAGAGTGGCCCCACTTAAAATTCAATTTGGATACAAATTTTTTGGTTATAATGCAAATTCATTCTTTGTTCAGCTATCCCAACAAGTAGATATCTTAAAAGAGTTCAAATGTTTTTAGGTCATAATGAAAATTCATTCTTTGTTCAGCTATCCTAAAAATTAGAGATCTTAAAGAGTTCAATTTTTGTAACACATGATAGCGCAATATTATAAGCAAAAATGTCAGTATGCTGACAAGGTAGAGAACATCAAACGAAATatatgtcaaaatacaactttaAAAAATGGATAACATAGATAACAATTGCAACCCCTGCAATCTCTAAACCAGGAGAGAAAAAATATTTGATTgactatttttttgttttttggatATATATGAAACGAAAAATCATATGATCTTGAGTGGATTTAAAATTAAGAAATCTGATAACACACCTGTCCACAGGTCGAAAAAACTTCAGCCAGTTTCTGTTCAGTTACCTGCAAGTCGAACGGAGGACAATATATCAAAATAAAGCAATGAACGAAAATTTACCAAACAGAACTGTATAACATTCTCACATGCTGATCAATGTCAGAGACATAGACTGTTCGCCGCACACTGTCCTCCCTATCAGCTCGACGAGGCCGGCCTCCCGTCATCCTTCTCCTCCCTTGGATGAAGCCATTCCTTCTCTGTAACCACAAGATCAAATGCAGCTGATTATTCTCATGACACTATCTTCGTTGTACTACCCAATTCATATAGCACTGGCAAATAATATGTTGGGAAAATATATAACAACAGAAGAAGCACATAAAGAGAAGGAAACGATCACGTGAATCCAATTTACAGAAGAAAAAAACATTTGCAGAGCAGGGATAAGAGAATAATCAATCGACAGGAATCTATTGAAAATCTCCTGTATAATAGGGAAATATCAAAATCAACCATCCTATCAGGTCGATTAAATTTTATATGTCAACCAGTCTAGACCTAAAACCCTCCCACGAAAAGATCAGCTCTCGAGTCGATCGCACGGGAGCTGCCAAAAATCCAAAACCATCAACATCAGGAAACCTCCAAACCGACCGATCGAGAAGAAACAGCCCACTGCAAACCCCTACCCGGAGAGAAACCCGCACTGAATCGGACTCGGCAATTCGGTGATTACCCGTCGATTCGGCTGGCCGTTGGTGGATCCGTCGCTGCTGGAGTCCCTCCCCCCGCCACCGCCCATACCAACGCCGCCGACGGCGCCCACGAGCTGCAGCACGTgcagcggctgctgctgcggcggcggagggagctggTGGTGGCGCGCGTAGTAGTCGATCGCCGGCGACACGAACACGGGCGCGTCGGCCGAGaggcggcgggcgccgccgtccccgtccccgcggcggcgcgagagCGGCACGAACTCCTCCGCCGAGGGGTTCAGCTTCGAGAGCAGCTCCTCCAGCTTCCTCATGTCGCTCTCGTACTCCCTCACCTCCTCCTTCCCCACCTCCGCATCACCGCCCTTGGCCGCGgcgtcggccgcggccgcggccgccgcctccctctccgccgccggcacggcATCCGCGCCGCGGATCGGGCCCTCCGCCGCCACGGCAACCATCTCCGCCGCCCCGCCGAGCCGCGCCGAATCGGAGCCTatcgccgccgctggccggaAGAAATTCGAGGAAACTGAATCGAGGATGTTCTTTTATTATTATTGGAACAGTGGAGGGGGCGAAACGGAAAAACGCGAGGAGCCGAGGCGAGATCGCTTTCTGGGAGGTTGGCTATAAATAGGAGCCCGAGGCAAAGCCTCcacccttttctctctctctctcgcagcTACTGTTCAAAATGATTTCCTTTTCCTTGGATAAAGATTTCGATTTCTTTTCGCGAAAGAAATGTTTCACGATTTGGATGGAAGGGGCGTGGGGAGTGTGGCACGGCGGCGTTGGGATGGGCGGCACGTTGGCACGGGCGTGCGGAGGCGGGCGGTGTGGATCTTCTACGGCTGCTGTGTGAGCTCTGGATTTTCCTAGCACTTTTGACTGGATTATACGGTGGAAAGGGGAAGCAGAGTATATTTTTTTAGTGACACGTGGCCATTTGGGAGGATTAAGAGCTGACAAGTAGAGAGGTGCGTTTGACCGTGGCATGTGATGAGAGATCTTGTTGAGTTTCTATTGCCTGTGTTCGGCTGG
Proteins encoded:
- the LOC120670684 gene encoding polyadenylate-binding protein-interacting protein 8-like; the protein is MVAVAAEGPIRGADAVPAAEREAAAAAAADAAAKGGDAEVGKEEVREYESDMRKLEELLSKLNPSAEEFVPLSRRRGDGDGGARRLSADAPVFVSPAIDYYARHHQLPPPPQQQPLHVLQLVGAVGGVGMGGGGGRDSSSDGSTNGQPNRRRRNGFIQGRRRMTGGRPRRADREDSVRRTVYVSDIDQHVTEQKLAEVFSTCGQVVDCRICGDPNSVLRFAFIEFADDVGARTALTLGGTMLGFYPVKVLPSKTAILPVNPKFLPRTEDEKEMVSRTVYCTNIDKKVGEDEVKQFFEGTCGEVSRLRLLGDYVHSTCIAFVEFVQADSAILALNCSGMVLGTLPVRVSPSKTPVRPRLPRVTSY